The Euwallacea fornicatus isolate EFF26 chromosome 18, ASM4011564v1, whole genome shotgun sequence genome segment TTACTGAGGTTTTTGATagctttttgaaaatgaaaatcgtcTCTTTGGTAGTGGCTCTTGCAGCCGCAGTCAACGCCCATTGCGAGTGTTTAAAGGTAGGCACAGCCAATGATACGGAGACAGAATTGAGTGTTGTTTTTGCAGTGTTCAGACCATTTTGAAGGAGTAGATCTTGCAGATCCCAATGGAGATATTAAGGCTGTCTTTGAGAGGCCTGAATGTGAAAGTCCTGTATATGCTCCAGCGATAGAGGGACCTTATGCGGCCAAAACCCCTGCAGCTAGGGCTAGCAAGAGAGCGAATAAATACAAGGTAATCATCTCCAATTTTGCTGCTTTTACGGCATTGACAACAGCAACATTTTAGCTCCGACAATGTCGTAAACCGCGTCCTCAGCAACTACCATGGCCTGAACAATATTGCAACCCTATAGTCAAAACCGCACAAACTTCACCCCCTTTGCCGACATCGCAATTTGGGAATCTTCAATACGGGACAGACACAGTTTTAGTACCGAACTACCGAGGTAAAAAATCAGTCCggtttgaaataattaagctGCAAAATTAGCATTTCAGCCCTTCCAGAACATTTAATCCCTTGGCTGCAAAACTCGCAGATCAACAATCATCAATGCCTAGCTGCCCTTGCGGAGCAGCCTTGTTCTTGCTGCAATTGCAACAGGTTCGGGATTAGTATTAGTAGTGATAATAATAGTGATAGGGGTGACATGCAAGTTGAAAGAAGACTCAAAAGAGATCTAGCTAAAGATGGGTACAACTGGCTCATGAAAATGATGCCTCAGTCTATTAGAGAGCCTCTGCATCACAGCATTCAAGCGGCCCATCCCGAGTCTGAGAGCCTCAGACAGAAGATTGAGaagttgattaaatttaagaGAGTGGAAGAACCACCCTCCAAGccgaatatatttaaaaagaaatcaacGAAGACGCCATACAAGGATTTAATGAACCATTATGACCTATTGCctcatacaatttttgggattcCTAAATTGTCCCACCGAAGCGACCAAACACCCGCAATTAAGGCAGATGAAAGCAGTTTGCTGCGGAAGCTGAAGAGGCTTAATAACAATCCTTTCTGTTCAGATCTAGAGGAACAAGCCACCTCCTTTGTCAAAGGATTACTGCAGCCGAACAAGGCaccaaagagaaaaaagcGATCTATTATATTGGGGAGTGACGAGCTAGACCTGCCACCTCATTACAAAGTTGACATGGTTAGTGACGAAGATGGATATGTAACCTCAAAAGAAGATGAGGAAGGTAATGAGGAAGAAGACGAGGAAGAGTCCCCTATAGTTTCTGGCAGAAGGTTCTTAGCCCCTCCAATATCCCCAAGACAGCTGCTTGCAAGCTTTAACAGGTTGCAGCCCAAGGCTGAAGTAGTCATGGGCAAGAACATGATTCAAAAAGCTGTTCGTGATGAATTGGTAGCgtatcacaaaaaaattgagaggGAGCAGAAgctcaaaaatgtgaaacctGCAATACCCCAAAACCCCATATTCCTCCTTCTGACCGCTCCAATGCAGTTTCTGCGACACTTTAGTGATCTTAACAAAGGGGCCAATCCCATGTTAAGCACCTTACCGAAGATGGTTTTTACTGCCAAGAAGTACTTCAAGGATTTCGGTAAGAACTTTCATAGACACTGCTTAAACCTGGCAAGTGATATAATTGGGGACTTTGACCATGTACAGCCTAATGTTATTGAGAAGATTGGGGAAGTGAGGCATAGAAGAGACGTTACAGGGGGTTTCTGTGAGGGTGCAAATGTGGAGGAGCAAAATTTTCGCGAAGTCCTGGACGATCATGTAAGAAAAAAACGTTACGTCGTTAAAGTGGTGGATGACGATGAGGTCCAAGAGGAGCTTGAGGATTATTTAACTGAGAAGATGGACGATCGCTTTAGTTATTTGAAGCCTCTTCAAGAATACTATGATAAAGTCAGTGACTTGTTCAGTAAACTACGGTCAGTGCAACCTTCTCATTTGCGCAAGGAGAGTCAGAACTCTGAAGAAGAAGTTCTGGAGAAGCCTCAGAGAAAGAAAATCGTAGTGCAGAAGCTAAAGCCCAGAATAATCATCGACAATAACGGATGGCCCTTCATGGAGTATGATGGCTTTAAGAGGCCCTTGTTGCTTAATAGGTTGAAACATCACGGATTAACAGGCAAAGTGAGTGTAAAGAGCGAAGAAAAGTCTTCAGAAGAAGAGGGAGAAAGGAGGATAGCTGCCATTATAGCTAAAGCCAAGGAGAACTCTGAGGTCGTAGGGAATGCTCCGAAAGACATAATGCCGCGACAACTAATCAAAGAACGAATTCACTCTCTACTGGAAGAAATTGACCGTCTGGTGGACCTTAATGCTGAGGACTATGATAATATCTTCGAAAGCTTGATAAAGGTCCATCAGGTTAAGTCCTCGGTAGAGCAGGACTGGAAGCGGTTACTTATCAACAACAAAATAGAAGATTTGAACACCAAAATTGGGCTACTGATCAAGTTCAAAGACCTTCAGAAGATAAAGGATGAAGGGGTGAAGATCATCATAGAGAAGCTGCAGGAAAACGATAATGAGTTCGTTCGAAGGCAGCTGGTGCATAGTTTGATCAGGCTCCAGAAGCTCCAATGCCTCATCAGTAAGTTCGTTGAAGATTTTGACCAAAACCTCCAGATGAAAACGTCGTTTTCCACCAAAAAGGAAATCAAATACATCGACTATCTCTCCGAACTAAAATTCGTGTACGCCTCAACGAAAACTAGAAACGACTTAGTGAAGAAGCTTTGCCAAGACCGAGATGCCGAGGGACAGCGAAACATTGAGTTACTTAACAAACTCAAGAAACTTTTAGTCACACCAGAAGTGGACTCTGAGAAATTCGACAGTGCAGCGAAATTAATTTGGGAGATGAAGAATTTGAAGAAGCTGCAGGGAGAGACGATCAAAGACATGAATAAAAAGCTGCAAAAGCATCAGAAGATAAAAAAAGAGTTGAAGATACTTTTCGATCTTCAAAAGAGATTCGAGGACTGTGGAATGGAGCTCAATGAGGTGATGGGCAGTAATAAGGCAGCGAATAAATTGCCAGTGAAGAAAGATGTCAGGGATGTTGTAACACAAATTAGGAGAAGGCACGAAGAGGTGATGCAGAGGGCTAAAGAGAAGGCGGGAGGGTTGAGGATTAGGTATTAGATGGGTTGTGTT includes the following:
- the LOC136344890 gene encoding uncharacterized protein — protein: MKIVSLVVALAAAVNAHCECLKCSDHFEGVDLADPNGDIKAVFERPECESPVYAPAIEGPYAAKTPAARASKRANKYKLRQCRKPRPQQLPWPEQYCNPIVKTAQTSPPLPTSQFGNLQYGTDTVLVPNYRALPEHLIPWLQNSQINNHQCLAALAEQPCSCCNCNRCVQN
- the LOC136344889 gene encoding putative leucine-rich repeat-containing protein DDB_G0290503 → MQVERRLKRDLAKDGYNWLMKMMPQSIREPLHHSIQAAHPESESLRQKIEKLIKFKRVEEPPSKPNIFKKKSTKTPYKDLMNHYDLLPHTIFGIPKLSHRSDQTPAIKADESSLLRKLKRLNNNPFCSDLEEQATSFVKGLLQPNKAPKRKKRSIILGSDELDLPPHYKVDMVSDEDGYVTSKEDEEGNEEEDEEESPIVSGRRFLAPPISPRQLLASFNRLQPKAEVVMGKNMIQKAVRDELVAYHKKIEREQKLKNVKPAIPQNPIFLLLTAPMQFLRHFSDLNKGANPMLSTLPKMVFTAKKYFKDFGKNFHRHCLNLASDIIGDFDHVQPNVIEKIGEVRHRRDVTGGFCEGANVEEQNFREVLDDHVRKKRYVVKVVDDDEVQEELEDYLTEKMDDRFSYLKPLQEYYDKVSDLFSKLRSVQPSHLRKESQNSEEEVLEKPQRKKIVVQKLKPRIIIDNNGWPFMEYDGFKRPLLLNRLKHHGLTGKVSVKSEEKSSEEEGERRIAAIIAKAKENSEVVGNAPKDIMPRQLIKERIHSLLEEIDRLVDLNAEDYDNIFESLIKVHQVKSSVEQDWKRLLINNKIEDLNTKIGLLIKFKDLQKIKDEGVKIIIEKLQENDNEFVRRQLVHSLIRLQKLQCLISKFVEDFDQNLQMKTSFSTKKEIKYIDYLSELKFVYASTKTRNDLVKKLCQDRDAEGQRNIELLNKLKKLLVTPEVDSEKFDSAAKLIWEMKNLKKLQGETIKDMNKKLQKHQKIKKELKILFDLQKRFEDCGMELNEVMGSNKAANKLPVKKDVRDVVTQIRRRHEEVMQRAKEKAGGLRIRY